A genomic window from Brassica oleracea var. oleracea cultivar TO1000 chromosome C8, BOL, whole genome shotgun sequence includes:
- the LOC106309099 gene encoding uncharacterized protein LOC106309099 gives MSDGKDEDEAISKGTRPSSIKFHMLSSSNYTVWAMRMNIALKVNKVWEVIDPGTKHEEKNNLAIALLFQSIPEALTLQVGDLDTGKAVWEAIKARHVGDERVREARLQTLMADFDRLKMKYTNTIDTFVGKLSEISSKFASLGEILEEPKLVKKFLKSLPRKKYIHIVASLEPLDLNTTSFEDIIGRLKAYEERICEEEEEQTDDQEKLMYVNSTTESHQKSYGGNRGRGRGGRNRWRGRGQGRYSNFHAQREAYRQGQNIDTSHITCFRCDKLGHYVQDFPDRLLKLQETTEKKDEETQEADELMMHEVV, from the coding sequence ATGAGTGACGGGAAAGATGAAGATGAAGCAATCTCCAAAGGAACCAGACCGTCCTCCATCAAGTTTCATATGCTAAGTTCTTCAAACTACACAGTATGGGCTATGCGGATGAATATTGCTCTCAAGGTTAACAAAGTTTGGGAAGTCATTGACCCGGGAACCAAACACGAAGAGAAGAATAACTTGGCAATAGCCTTGTTGTTTCAATCAATCCCCGAGGCCTTGACATTACAAGTTGGTGACCTTGATACAGGAAAAGCAGTATGGGAAGCCATTAAAGCGAGGCATGTTGGAGATGAACGTGTGAGAGAGGCGAGACTGCAGACATTGATGGCGGATTTTGATAGACTAAAGATGAAGTACACTAACACGATTGATACTTTTGTTGGAAAATTATCTGAAATCTCCTCAAAATTTGCATCGTTGGGGGAAATATTAGAAGAACCAAAGCTCGTGAAGAAGTTCTTAAAGAGCTTACCAAGAAAAAAATATATTCACATTGTAGCATCTCTTGAGCCTCTTGATTTGAATACGACTAGCTTTGAAGATATCATAGGGAGATTGAAAGCTTACGAAGAAAGGATATGTGAAGAAGAAGAAGAACAAACTGATGATCAAGAAAAACTAATGTATGTCAACTCCACGACAGAATCTCACCAAAAGAGTTATGGCGGTAACAGAGGAAGAGGACGTGGAGGACGAAACAGATGGAGAGGAAGAGGCCAAGGACGCTACAGCAACTTCCATGCGCAGAGAGAAGCTTACAGACAAGGTCAAAACATAGATACATCGCATATAACTTGCTTTAGATGCGATAAGCTTGGACATTATGTGCAAGACTTTCCCGACAGATTGCTTAAGCTTCAAGAAACGACGGAGAAGAAGGATGAAGAAACTCAAGAAGCTGATGAATTGATGATGCATGAAGTGGTTTAA